The DNA sequence TAGTATGGCTGTTTTTTGTACTTAGTGTTCTTCTTGCACTTGTAGGTTGTGGGAATAAATCACAAGAAGATGTTGTAAACGCACTAGACTCGAAGGTTGAAGACATGAAAGGTTATAAAACTGAAGCCAAGATGACCATTCAAACTGGAGATGAACCACAAGTTTATGATGTGGAGATTTGGCATCAAAAGCCGGATAATTACCGTGTCAATTTAAGAAATACTGAAAGAGATCAAAGTCAAATGATTCTGCGAAATAATGAAGGTGTATTTGTTCTAACCCCAGCGTTAAATAAAAGTTATCGATTCCAAAGTGACTGGCCAAACAACAGTAGTCAGCCGTACCTTTATGAATCAATCGTCAATGATATTATGCAAGACACAGAAGCGACATTTGAAGCAAAAGATCAATTGTACGTATTTGAGACAAAAACGAACTATCAAAACCATAAAATGCTACCTAGGCAAGAAATCACAATAAATAAAAAAGACTTGTCACCATCAGTTGTAAAAGTGATGGACCCTGATTATAAGCCTTTAATTACTATTGAATTTGGGAAGATGGAATTTAACCCTAGTTTTGATGAAGATGCATTTGATACGAAGAAGAATATGACTGCTGCGAGACTAGATGATTTATCAATTGTTAGTTCGACTGACTTATCCTTGCCGGTATACTATCCGAGTGATCAACTCGTCGGTGTGATACCACAAGAAGAAGTGACGGTTGAAACAGAAAATGGGAAACGAATCATTATGACATACGGTGGAGAGAAATCTTATACATTGATTCAGGAACAAGCATTTGATGTTCCAGCAATGAGTTCTGCAACGATTATGAATGGTGATATTGTCAGCTTAGGGGACTTTACAATTGGAGCTTTG is a window from the Bacillus sp. SM2101 genome containing:
- a CDS encoding outer membrane lipoprotein carrier protein LolA; the encoded protein is MRKIVWLFFVLSVLLALVGCGNKSQEDVVNALDSKVEDMKGYKTEAKMTIQTGDEPQVYDVEIWHQKPDNYRVNLRNTERDQSQMILRNNEGVFVLTPALNKSYRFQSDWPNNSSQPYLYESIVNDIMQDTEATFEAKDQLYVFETKTNYQNHKMLPRQEITINKKDLSPSVVKVMDPDYKPLITIEFGKMEFNPSFDEDAFDTKKNMTAARLDDLSIVSSTDLSLPVYYPSDQLVGVIPQEEVTVETENGKRIIMTYGGEKSYTLIQEQAFDVPAMSSATIMNGDIVSLGDFTIGALTNNSLTWTYNGVDFMLASEDLTQEEMIMIASSVKNQSIK